In Devosia sp. 1566, a single genomic region encodes these proteins:
- a CDS encoding precorrin-8X methylmutase, giving the protein MIEYDYIKAGDAIYRQSFAIIRAEADLRRFTPDEAELAVRMIHAAGMVEAAEQFEFGPGFVEAARGALEAGAPILCDAEMVVRGVTAARLPANNPVLCTLRDPQTPVIAEEIGNTRSAAALHLWGERLAGAVVAIGNAPTALFHLLEMLRDGAPRPAAILGMPVGFVGAAESKAALAEHSYGVPYAIVRGRLGGSAITAAALNALARPGL; this is encoded by the coding sequence ATGATCGAATACGACTACATCAAAGCGGGGGACGCCATTTACCGGCAGTCCTTCGCCATCATCCGCGCCGAAGCGGATCTGCGCCGCTTCACCCCCGATGAGGCGGAACTCGCCGTGCGCATGATCCATGCCGCCGGCATGGTGGAAGCCGCCGAGCAGTTCGAATTCGGCCCCGGTTTTGTCGAGGCCGCCCGCGGCGCGCTTGAGGCCGGCGCCCCCATTCTCTGCGATGCCGAAATGGTGGTGCGCGGCGTCACTGCCGCTCGCCTGCCCGCCAACAATCCTGTGCTCTGCACCCTGCGCGACCCGCAGACTCCTGTCATTGCAGAAGAGATCGGCAACACCCGCTCGGCCGCCGCGCTCCATCTTTGGGGCGAGCGCCTGGCCGGCGCCGTGGTCGCCATCGGCAATGCCCCGACGGCGCTGTTCCACCTCCTCGAAATGCTGCGCGACGGCGCCCCCCGCCCCGCCGCGATCCTGGGCATGCCCGTCGGCTTTGTGGGCGCCGCCGAATCCAAGGCCGCGCTCGCCGAACACTCCTATGGCGTGCCCTATGCCATCGTGCGCGGCCGTCTCGGCGGCAGCGCCATCACCGCCGCGGCGCTCAATGCGCTGGCAAGGCCCGGTCTATGA
- the cueR gene encoding Cu(I)-responsive transcriptional regulator produces MNIGEAAQASGVSAKMIRYYESIGLIEPPGRTDSNYRVYDPDQVHVLRFIKRARTLGFSVEETSRLLSLWQDKSRASAEVKAVASAHIADLETKIAELQGMVGTLKHLVHCCGGDDRPNCPILDDLAGPQPVKGH; encoded by the coding sequence ATGAATATCGGGGAAGCCGCCCAGGCCTCAGGCGTTTCGGCCAAGATGATCCGCTACTACGAGTCCATCGGCCTCATCGAGCCGCCCGGGCGCACTGACAGCAATTACCGCGTTTATGACCCCGATCAGGTGCATGTGCTGCGCTTCATCAAGCGGGCCCGCACCCTGGGCTTTTCCGTCGAGGAAACCAGCCGCCTCCTCAGCCTCTGGCAGGACAAGAGCCGCGCCAGTGCCGAGGTCAAGGCGGTCGCCTCGGCCCATATCGCCGACCTCGAAACCAAGATTGCCGAACTGCAGGGCATGGTCGGGACGCTCAAGCATCTCGTTCACTGCTGCGGCGGCGACGACCGGCCCAATTGCCCGATCCTCGATGATCTGGCCGGGCCGCAACCCGTGAAAGGACATTGA
- a CDS encoding TIGR02587 family membrane protein produces the protein MSTAAANEADAGGHELRDLVTGLGRAFGGALVFSLPMLMTMEMWELGFAMERWRLLLLLASSLPMLMFLSHYSGFEATWGWKDDLRDVAIAYGIALLSSTILLFVLGVIGPGMRAPELVGKIVIHAIPAALGALLGRSQFGQSDEEEEEEREQSYGSELGIMAAGSLYLGLNVAPTEEMILIAFRMTDWQSLALIALSLLLMHGFVFASEFKGSEATPDTPWWSAFLRFTTVGYAIALAISCYVLWTFGRFDGLSFSTALGVLVVLGFPAAIGAAAARLIL, from the coding sequence ATGAGCACAGCAGCGGCCAACGAGGCGGATGCGGGCGGCCACGAGCTTCGCGATCTCGTCACCGGCCTGGGCCGCGCCTTTGGCGGCGCCCTCGTTTTTTCCCTCCCCATGCTGATGACCATGGAAATGTGGGAGCTCGGCTTTGCCATGGAGCGCTGGCGCTTGCTGCTCCTGCTGGCCTCCAGCCTGCCCATGCTGATGTTCCTGTCCCATTATTCGGGCTTTGAGGCGACCTGGGGCTGGAAGGACGATCTGCGCGATGTCGCCATCGCCTATGGTATTGCTCTCCTCAGCAGCACGATCCTGCTTTTCGTTCTCGGCGTCATCGGGCCCGGCATGCGCGCGCCAGAACTTGTGGGCAAGATCGTGATCCATGCCATTCCCGCCGCCCTTGGCGCCCTTCTTGGCCGCAGCCAGTTCGGGCAAAGCGATGAAGAGGAGGAAGAAGAGCGCGAGCAATCCTATGGCAGCGAACTGGGAATCATGGCCGCCGGCTCGCTCTATCTCGGGCTCAATGTCGCCCCCACCGAGGAAATGATCCTCATCGCCTTTCGCATGACTGATTGGCAGTCGCTGGCGCTGATCGCCCTGTCGCTGCTGCTCATGCACGGCTTTGTTTTTGCATCCGAGTTCAAGGGCAGCGAAGCCACCCCCGACACGCCCTGGTGGAGCGCCTTTTTGCGCTTCACCACCGTGGGCTATGCCATCGCGCTCGCCATCTCCTGCTATGTGCTCTGGACCTTTGGCCGTTTCGATGGCCTATCCTTCAGCACCGCACTGGGGGTTCTGGTGGTGCTGGGCTTTCCTGCCGCCATCGGCGCCGCCGCCGCGCGGCTGATATTGTAA
- the cobF gene encoding precorrin-6A synthase (deacetylating) has translation MKTIILVGIGTGNPEHLTVQAINALQRAGTLFIPDKGQDKAELAQVRRDICERYLDAPNLVPYRVPTRRSGADYNQTVSEWHATLAGIFAELIATHVPDGGSCAFLVWGDPGLYDSTLRIIAQLPQPQSFKVEVIPGITSIQALTSAHAIALNRIGEPVQITTGRRLVESGLGGDSVVMLDGQTAFIHADPELEIFWGAYLGTPDQLTIAGRLGDVRDTILETRRAARARHGWIMDIYLLRQREP, from the coding sequence GTGAAAACCATCATCCTTGTGGGCATAGGCACCGGCAATCCCGAGCACCTGACCGTGCAGGCCATCAATGCCCTTCAGCGCGCCGGTACCCTCTTCATCCCCGACAAGGGCCAGGACAAGGCCGAGCTCGCCCAGGTCAGACGCGACATCTGCGAGCGCTATCTCGACGCCCCCAATCTCGTTCCCTACCGCGTCCCCACCCGCCGCAGCGGCGCCGATTACAACCAGACCGTCAGCGAATGGCACGCCACGCTCGCCGGCATCTTCGCCGAGCTCATCGCCACCCATGTGCCCGATGGCGGCTCCTGCGCCTTTCTCGTCTGGGGCGATCCGGGGCTCTACGACAGCACCCTGCGCATCATCGCCCAGCTCCCCCAGCCCCAAAGCTTCAAGGTCGAGGTGATCCCGGGCATCACCTCCATCCAGGCCCTCACCTCGGCCCATGCCATTGCCCTCAACCGCATCGGCGAGCCCGTCCAGATCACCACCGGCCGCCGCCTGGTCGAATCGGGCCTTGGGGGCGACAGCGTCGTCATGCTCGACGGGCAAACCGCCTTTATCCATGCCGATCCGGAGCTCGAGATCTTCTGGGGCGCCTATCTCGGCACCCCCGACCAGCTCACCATTGCCGGCCGCCTCGGCGATGTCCGCGACACCATCCTCGAGACGCGCCGGGCCGCCCGCGCGCGCCATGGCTGGATCATGGACATCTACCTGCTGCGACAACGCGAACCATAG
- the cobG gene encoding precorrin-3B synthase: protein MLQLLPITDPQAPARRGACPSLREPMATGDGLLARLRLPERRVSPAQLVRIAELAARHGNGQLEITARGNLQARGLSEQSAPPFAEAIEAFLPIEAGLVVETPPLAGLDPLERADPRPLATAIRVAAAPLARRLGPKVTVVVDAGGAIPLTPLGADLRFTALDAERWLITLGKTALGTLPTPAVLPAASLILHRLAELGPAARARDLDPAAIQAELATRLSPPATLPAPPPPAGLIPLRDGAAFPVALPFGSIAAPVLAALAQDATSAGITELRLSPGHALLALGAPAALAAFGRAAAALGLLTNPADPRLYAHACIGNEGCASGLAASRTLASQLLDAFPTLFDGTATLHVSGCPKGCAHPRPADLTLVAQPGGSAVVLSGRASDAPLLLVPHADARAGFARLAGLLHAHRAPGQTSAAVLAALGPVRIAAALGPHLP from the coding sequence TTGCTCCAGCTGCTGCCCATCACTGACCCCCAAGCGCCCGCGCGCCGCGGTGCCTGCCCGAGCCTGCGCGAGCCGATGGCGACCGGCGACGGGCTCCTCGCGCGCCTGCGCCTGCCCGAGCGGCGTGTCAGTCCCGCTCAGCTGGTCCGCATCGCCGAACTCGCCGCCCGGCACGGCAATGGCCAGCTCGAGATCACCGCCCGCGGCAATCTGCAGGCGCGGGGCCTCTCCGAGCAGTCCGCCCCCCCCTTTGCCGAGGCCATTGAAGCGTTCCTGCCCATCGAAGCCGGCCTCGTGGTGGAAACCCCGCCTCTGGCCGGGCTCGATCCGCTCGAACGGGCCGATCCGCGCCCCCTCGCAACCGCCATCCGCGTCGCGGCCGCCCCGCTCGCCCGTCGCCTCGGCCCCAAGGTCACTGTCGTCGTGGATGCCGGTGGCGCCATCCCTCTCACGCCCCTCGGCGCCGATCTGCGCTTCACCGCCCTCGATGCCGAGCGCTGGCTCATCACGCTGGGCAAAACCGCGCTTGGCACCCTCCCGACCCCCGCCGTGCTCCCTGCCGCCAGCCTGATCCTGCACCGCCTTGCCGAGCTCGGCCCCGCCGCCCGCGCCCGCGATCTCGATCCCGCCGCGATCCAGGCCGAACTCGCCACCCGGCTGTCCCCACCCGCCACCCTTCCCGCGCCCCCGCCGCCCGCCGGCCTCATTCCCCTGCGCGATGGCGCGGCTTTCCCCGTCGCCCTGCCCTTTGGCAGCATCGCCGCCCCCGTGCTCGCCGCCCTCGCGCAGGACGCCACATCTGCCGGCATCACCGAGCTGCGCCTTTCCCCCGGCCACGCCCTCCTCGCCCTGGGTGCCCCCGCCGCGCTCGCCGCCTTCGGGCGCGCCGCCGCAGCGCTGGGCCTCCTCACCAATCCCGCCGATCCGCGCCTTTATGCCCATGCCTGCATCGGCAATGAAGGCTGCGCCTCGGGCCTTGCCGCCAGCCGCACCTTGGCATCACAGCTGCTCGACGCGTTCCCGACCCTCTTTGATGGCACCGCGACTCTCCATGTCTCGGGCTGCCCCAAGGGTTGCGCCCATCCGCGGCCGGCCGATTTGACCCTCGTGGCCCAGCCCGGCGGCTCGGCGGTGGTGCTATCGGGCCGCGCTAGCGACGCACCCCTGCTCCTCGTCCCCCATGCCGATGCCCGCGCGGGTTTTGCCCGCCTTGCCGGCCTTCTCCATGCGCATCGCGCGCCTGGCCAAACCAGCGCCGCGGTTCTGGCCGCGCTTGGCCCGGTGCGCATCGCCGCCGCTCTTGGACCCCACCTGCCATGA
- the treY gene encoding malto-oligosyltrehalose synthase, whose translation MSDSSTTPLSTYRLQLNKGFTFAHAKALVPYLADLGVSHAYLSPILKAQPGSTHGYDTVDHTLINPEIGTIEEFRDLAQTMRAAGLGILLDFVPNHMGVGGADNPLWLDVLRHGPGSQYADWFDINWAPANPALEGKLMIPFLGTSYAQALEAGEIVLKADSDGLAVWAHGTHKLPLRPEDEAQLLAHYGEPEAAVAALNGEPGHFGSWAALDSLIATQHWRLVHYLAAADDINYRRFFINSDLGAIRIDRPDVFDHAHALIFGLIEEGLVDGLRIDHVDGLLDPKGYLEDLRAASPRPIYLLIEKILAPHEDLRADWPVEGTTGYEFGALLTRVLTNPAAETPLSATYERFVGDVVDPVTEAYQCKLRVMDNELAAELFSLAHRVFLVAQSVPQTRDLTQNAIRKGLREIIAWLQVYRTYIDGPEADERDIREINYAVAKARRSQPFFAPSLFDFLGQFLTAGLPHQYDPSETLGALGKFQQYTGPVIAKGLEDTALYRFNRLVSLNEVGAHPQNFSVGIDAFHDANRRRLLHHPATMLTTSTHDTKRGEDTRANIGAIADRPDIWDAAVFGWRDQLANSTELALDNNDIYLFLQLLLGGWPPTDSSESPSLATLTERLRAAMLKSVREARLHSDWSVNNPAYEQAIQDFVAAALRNEAFLASFRQLQQQLADIGRRKSLIQAALKLSVPGVPDIYRGAEDWEQSFVDPDNRRDLNFAGLRERLTRVAAGPGAAGDDKIVLTRALLQLRKAHPELMLRGNYEPLATGSEQVLGFARSHGSERLVVIADLSPGHGGQAAAGVALPPGQYRDAMTGQPVAGTAGAAGSLAKHGFAVLIGA comes from the coding sequence ATGAGCGATAGTTCCACCACTCCTCTTTCCACCTATCGGCTGCAGTTGAACAAGGGCTTCACCTTCGCCCACGCCAAGGCTCTCGTGCCCTATCTCGCCGATCTGGGCGTCAGCCACGCCTATCTCTCCCCTATCCTCAAGGCGCAGCCGGGCAGCACCCATGGCTATGACACGGTCGATCACACGCTGATCAATCCCGAGATCGGCACGATCGAGGAGTTCCGCGATCTCGCCCAAACCATGCGCGCCGCCGGCCTCGGCATCCTCCTCGATTTCGTGCCCAACCATATGGGCGTGGGTGGCGCCGACAATCCGCTCTGGCTCGACGTTTTGCGCCACGGCCCCGGCAGCCAATATGCCGACTGGTTCGACATCAACTGGGCCCCCGCCAATCCGGCGCTCGAGGGCAAGCTGATGATCCCGTTCCTCGGCACGTCCTACGCCCAGGCGCTTGAAGCGGGCGAGATCGTGCTCAAGGCTGACAGTGATGGCCTTGCCGTCTGGGCCCACGGCACCCACAAGCTCCCCCTCCGCCCCGAGGACGAAGCGCAGCTCCTCGCCCATTACGGCGAGCCCGAAGCCGCTGTCGCCGCCCTCAATGGCGAGCCGGGTCATTTCGGCAGCTGGGCCGCCCTCGATAGCCTCATTGCCACCCAGCACTGGCGGCTCGTCCATTATCTCGCCGCCGCCGACGACATCAACTATCGCCGCTTTTTCATCAATTCCGACCTCGGCGCCATCCGCATCGACCGGCCCGACGTGTTCGACCACGCCCACGCCCTGATCTTTGGCCTCATTGAGGAAGGGCTCGTCGATGGCTTGCGGATCGACCATGTCGATGGCCTGCTTGATCCCAAGGGCTATCTCGAGGATCTGCGAGCCGCATCCCCGCGCCCGATCTATCTGCTGATCGAAAAGATCCTCGCCCCGCACGAGGATCTGCGCGCCGACTGGCCGGTCGAGGGCACGACGGGCTACGAGTTCGGTGCCCTCCTTACCCGCGTCCTCACCAATCCCGCCGCCGAAACGCCGCTTTCCGCCACCTACGAGCGCTTCGTGGGCGATGTCGTCGACCCCGTCACCGAAGCCTATCAGTGCAAGCTGCGCGTCATGGACAATGAGCTCGCCGCCGAGCTCTTCAGCCTCGCGCACCGCGTCTTTCTTGTCGCCCAGTCCGTGCCGCAAACCCGGGACCTGACGCAGAACGCCATCCGCAAGGGCCTGCGCGAGATCATCGCTTGGCTGCAGGTTTACCGCACCTATATCGATGGCCCCGAGGCCGACGAGCGCGATATCCGCGAGATCAACTATGCCGTCGCCAAGGCGCGCCGCTCGCAACCCTTTTTCGCCCCCTCGCTTTTTGACTTTCTCGGCCAGTTCCTCACCGCCGGGCTGCCGCACCAGTATGATCCCTCCGAGACCCTGGGCGCGCTCGGCAAGTTCCAGCAATATACCGGCCCGGTGATAGCCAAGGGCCTCGAGGACACGGCGCTTTATCGCTTCAACCGGCTGGTCTCGCTCAACGAAGTGGGCGCCCATCCGCAGAACTTTTCGGTGGGGATCGATGCCTTCCACGACGCCAACCGGCGCCGCCTCCTGCATCACCCCGCCACCATGCTGACTACCTCGACCCACGACACCAAGCGTGGCGAGGACACCCGCGCCAATATCGGCGCCATTGCCGACCGGCCCGACATCTGGGATGCGGCCGTGTTCGGCTGGCGCGACCAGCTCGCAAACAGCACCGAGCTGGCCCTCGACAACAACGACATCTACCTCTTCCTGCAACTGCTGCTGGGCGGGTGGCCCCCCACCGATAGCAGCGAGTCCCCCTCGCTGGCTACCCTCACCGAGCGCCTGCGGGCCGCCATGCTCAAATCGGTGCGCGAAGCGCGGCTCCACAGCGATTGGAGCGTCAACAACCCAGCCTATGAGCAAGCCATTCAGGACTTTGTCGCGGCAGCGCTGCGCAACGAGGCGTTCCTTGCGAGCTTCCGGCAGTTGCAGCAGCAGCTCGCCGATATCGGCCGGCGCAAAAGCCTCATCCAGGCGGCGCTCAAGCTTTCCGTCCCCGGCGTGCCCGATATCTATCGCGGCGCTGAAGATTGGGAGCAAAGCTTTGTGGACCCCGACAACCGGCGCGATCTCAACTTTGCGGGATTGCGCGAGCGGCTGACGCGGGTTGCCGCTGGCCCGGGCGCCGCGGGCGACGACAAGATCGTGCTGACAAGGGCGCTGCTGCAGTTGCGCAAGGCCCATCCCGAGCTCATGCTCCGGGGCAACTATGAGCCCCTCGCCACGGGCAGCGAGCAGGTGCTCGGCTTTGCCCGCAGCCATGGGAGCGAGCGCCTTGTCGTGATTGCCGATCTGTCTCCCGGCCATGGCGGCCAGGCTGCAGCAGGGGTAGCCCTGCCGCCCGGTCAATACCGCGACGCCATGACCGGCCAACCCGTAGCTGGCACGGCCGGGGCCGCCGGCTCGCTGGCGAAGCACGGCTTTGCCGTGCTGATCGGCGCCTAG
- the cbiE gene encoding precorrin-6y C5,15-methyltransferase (decarboxylating) subunit CbiE, protein MSWLTIVGIGEDGIAGLGDAAKSAISQAELVFGGERHLRLAAPLIAGEQQPWLSPFSLSVDAVVAARGKSVCVLASGDPFQFGVGATLARRIDPAQMRVLPHPSAFSLAAARLGWPLGEITTLSLHGRSQDLLRPHLQPGARILALTSDGDSPAQLAQLLHDSGFGLSIVTVLEALGGPEERVRSQPASAFTLADINPLNVVAISVVALSEARILPLVPGRDDALFEHDGQITKREVRALTLAALAPRQGELLWDIGAGSGSIAIEWMLAHQSLRAIAIESHPERCTRIKHNAALFGVPSLQLVEGTAPAALEGLEPPHAIFIGGGGSEPGVMEAAQQSLHPGGRLVANAVTLEMEAVLLAHHAAHGGSLTRIELSRASPIGTMTGWRPAMPLLQWCWSKP, encoded by the coding sequence ATGAGCTGGCTGACCATTGTCGGCATCGGCGAAGACGGCATCGCGGGCCTTGGCGATGCGGCGAAATCCGCCATCAGCCAGGCCGAACTGGTGTTTGGCGGCGAACGCCATCTGCGCCTTGCCGCCCCCTTGATCGCTGGCGAACAGCAACCCTGGCTCAGCCCCTTTTCGCTGTCCGTCGATGCCGTGGTCGCCGCTCGCGGCAAATCCGTCTGCGTGCTGGCGTCCGGCGATCCGTTCCAGTTCGGCGTCGGCGCCACCCTCGCCCGCCGCATCGATCCCGCCCAGATGCGGGTCCTGCCCCATCCTTCCGCCTTCAGCCTTGCCGCGGCTCGCCTTGGCTGGCCGCTCGGTGAGATCACCACCCTGTCGCTGCATGGGCGGTCGCAGGATCTGTTGCGCCCCCATCTGCAGCCCGGCGCGCGTATCCTCGCGCTGACTTCCGATGGCGATTCGCCGGCCCAGCTCGCCCAGCTGCTGCATGACAGCGGCTTTGGCCTTTCCATCGTAACCGTGCTTGAAGCCTTGGGCGGCCCCGAGGAGCGCGTCCGCTCCCAGCCCGCCAGTGCCTTTACCCTCGCCGACATCAATCCGCTCAATGTTGTGGCCATCTCTGTCGTTGCCCTGTCCGAAGCCCGCATCCTGCCGCTGGTGCCCGGACGCGACGATGCGCTGTTCGAGCATGACGGACAGATCACCAAGCGCGAAGTGCGCGCCCTCACCCTTGCCGCTCTCGCCCCGCGGCAGGGCGAATTGCTTTGGGATATCGGCGCGGGTTCAGGCTCGATTGCTATCGAATGGATGCTGGCTCATCAGAGCCTCCGCGCCATTGCCATTGAAAGCCATCCCGAGCGCTGCACCCGCATCAAGCACAACGCCGCCCTGTTCGGCGTCCCCAGCTTGCAACTCGTTGAAGGCACCGCGCCCGCGGCGCTCGAGGGTCTTGAGCCCCCGCACGCCATCTTCATCGGTGGTGGTGGCAGCGAGCCCGGCGTTATGGAAGCCGCCCAGCAAAGCCTTCACCCCGGTGGCCGGCTCGTCGCCAATGCCGTCACCCTCGAAATGGAAGCCGTGCTGCTCGCCCACCACGCCGCCCATGGCGGCAGCCTCACCCGCATCGAGCTCAGCCGCGCTTCTCCCATCGGCACCATGACGGGCTGGCGCCCGGCCATGCCGTTGCTGCAATGGTGCTGGAGCAAGCCATGA
- a CDS encoding precorrin-2 C(20)-methyltransferase, with protein MTGTLYGVGTGPGDPELLTLKAVRAIQGADVVAYFAKSGNRSNARTIVADLLAPTQHEEALLYPVTTEIDRHHADYRSATAQFYAEAAERIAAHLDAGRKVAVLSEGDPLFYGSYMHLHVRLAHRYPTEVVPGITAMSGCWSMAGLPLVQGDDVLAVLPGTLEEAELQRRLGDTQGAVIMKVGRNLPKIRRAIAAAGKLETAVYVERGTMSNGQSMRLCDKPDDTAPYFALVLVPGWSERP; from the coding sequence ATGACCGGCACCCTTTACGGCGTCGGCACCGGCCCCGGCGATCCTGAGCTCCTGACCCTCAAGGCCGTGCGCGCCATCCAGGGCGCCGATGTGGTCGCCTATTTCGCCAAGTCGGGCAATCGCAGCAATGCGCGCACCATCGTGGCCGATCTCCTTGCGCCCACCCAGCACGAGGAAGCCCTGCTTTATCCTGTCACCACCGAGATCGACCGGCACCACGCCGATTATCGCAGCGCCACCGCGCAGTTCTATGCCGAGGCGGCCGAGCGCATCGCCGCCCATCTCGATGCCGGGCGCAAGGTTGCGGTGCTAAGCGAAGGCGATCCGCTGTTTTACGGCTCCTATATGCATCTGCATGTGCGCCTCGCCCATCGCTACCCCACCGAGGTCGTGCCCGGCATCACCGCGATGTCGGGCTGCTGGTCGATGGCCGGCCTGCCGCTGGTGCAGGGCGATGATGTGCTGGCCGTTCTGCCCGGCACGCTCGAGGAAGCCGAACTGCAACGGCGCCTCGGTGACACGCAAGGTGCCGTCATCATGAAGGTTGGGCGCAACCTGCCCAAGATCCGCCGCGCCATTGCTGCGGCGGGCAAGCTCGAAACCGCGGTTTATGTTGAGCGCGGCACGATGAGCAATGGCCAGTCCATGCGCCTGTGCGACAAGCCGGACGACACCGCCCCCTATTTTGCCCTGGTGCTGGTCCCCGGCTGGAGCGAGCGGCCATGA
- a CDS encoding precorrin-3B C(17)-methyltransferase, translating into MTGKISVVGLGPGNPDQITPEALKAVAEARLFFGYGPYLDRLSLRPDQQRVASDNREELDRSRAALQAAAAGEKVCVVSGGDPGVFAMAAAVCEAIEDGPEPWRHLELEVVPGVTAMLAVAARMGAPLGHDFCAISLSDNLKPWTLIEQRLRAVAGAGLVIALYNPISRARPWQLGTAFAILREVLPWSTPVIFGRAAGRPDEMLRLVTLADADASTADMATCVIIGSPETRVIERPGRTPIVYSPRSAGGPR; encoded by the coding sequence ATGACCGGCAAAATCAGCGTCGTCGGCCTCGGGCCCGGCAATCCCGACCAGATCACCCCCGAAGCGCTCAAGGCCGTGGCCGAAGCCCGGCTGTTCTTTGGCTATGGCCCTTATCTTGATCGCCTCTCCCTGCGCCCCGACCAGCAGCGCGTCGCCTCCGACAACCGCGAAGAGCTCGACCGCAGTCGTGCCGCCCTTCAGGCCGCCGCCGCGGGAGAAAAGGTCTGCGTCGTGTCGGGTGGCGATCCCGGCGTTTTCGCCATGGCCGCCGCCGTCTGCGAAGCCATCGAGGATGGCCCCGAGCCCTGGCGCCATCTCGAGCTCGAAGTCGTGCCCGGTGTCACTGCCATGCTCGCCGTTGCCGCCCGCATGGGCGCCCCGCTCGGCCATGATTTCTGCGCCATTTCCCTGTCCGACAATCTCAAGCCCTGGACGCTGATCGAGCAGCGCCTGCGTGCCGTTGCCGGCGCCGGGCTCGTGATCGCGCTTTACAATCCCATTAGCCGCGCCCGCCCCTGGCAGCTCGGCACCGCCTTTGCCATCCTGCGCGAAGTTCTGCCCTGGAGCACCCCGGTGATCTTTGGTCGCGCCGCTGGCCGCCCTGACGAGATGTTGCGCCTCGTCACCCTCGCCGATGCCGATGCCAGCACCGCCGATATGGCCACTTGCGTCATCATCGGCTCGCCCGAAACCCGCGTTATCGAACGGCCCGGCCGCACGCCGATCGTTTATTCGCCCCGTTCCGCCGGGGGACCACGATGA
- the cobM gene encoding precorrin-4 C(11)-methyltransferase, with product MTVHFIGAGPGAADLITVRGRDLLAGCPVCLYAGSIVPREMLDYCAPGTRLVDTAALSLDEIEAEYVAAHAAGLDVARLHSGDLSIWSAVAEQLRRLDRHAIPYTLTPGVPAFAAAAASLGRELTIPAQAQSLVLTRVSGRASPMPAGETLAAFGATRATLAIHLAIHALERVVAELTPLYGPDCPVAIVVHASWPGERILRGTLGTIAAQVAEEPIERTAIIFVGPSLASNDFRDSALYDADYQRRFRGGLPDAG from the coding sequence ATGACCGTCCATTTCATTGGCGCCGGACCCGGCGCTGCTGATCTCATCACCGTGCGCGGCCGCGACCTCCTCGCCGGCTGCCCGGTCTGCCTTTATGCCGGCTCCATCGTGCCGCGCGAGATGCTCGATTACTGCGCCCCCGGTACCCGCCTCGTCGATACCGCCGCCCTTTCCCTCGATGAGATCGAGGCCGAATATGTCGCCGCCCATGCGGCGGGCCTCGATGTGGCGCGGCTCCATTCGGGGGACCTCTCCATCTGGAGTGCCGTGGCCGAGCAGTTGCGCCGGCTCGATCGCCACGCCATTCCCTATACGCTCACGCCCGGCGTCCCCGCCTTTGCCGCGGCAGCCGCGAGCCTTGGGCGTGAGCTGACCATTCCGGCCCAGGCGCAAAGCCTGGTGCTGACCCGCGTTTCGGGCCGCGCCTCCCCGATGCCCGCGGGCGAAACCCTCGCCGCCTTTGGCGCCACGCGCGCGACGTTGGCCATTCACCTTGCCATCCATGCGCTCGAGCGGGTGGTCGCTGAACTCACCCCGCTTTACGGGCCCGACTGCCCCGTCGCCATTGTCGTGCATGCCTCCTGGCCGGGTGAACGCATTCTGCGCGGCACGCTGGGCACGATCGCTGCGCAAGTGGCCGAGGAACCCATCGAGCGCACTGCCATCATCTTTGTCGGCCCCTCCCTTGCCAGCAACGATTTCCGCGACAGCGCCCTTTATGATGCCGACTACCAGCGCCGCTTCCGGGGCGGCCTTCCTGACGCGGGGTAA
- a CDS encoding heavy-metal-associated domain-containing protein, producing the protein MSQTTTLRVEDMSCAHCVGTVRKALEEALPGAEIAVDLDTHRVSFTGDRAKAEAAIREAGYTPEPA; encoded by the coding sequence ATGAGCCAAACAACCACTCTGCGCGTCGAGGATATGAGCTGCGCCCATTGCGTGGGCACCGTGCGCAAGGCGCTCGAGGAAGCGCTCCCCGGCGCCGAGATCGCCGTTGATCTCGACACCCACCGCGTCAGCTTCACCGGCGACCGCGCCAAGGCGGAAGCGGCCATCCGCGAAGCCGGCTACACCCCCGAGCCGGCATAA
- a CDS encoding DUF305 domain-containing protein gives MKCLALSLCVAAALSLPVAAQDHAGHGMAGGDSPATEAFKAANMRMHEAMDLDYSGDADVDFVRGMIPHHQSAVEMAQIVLEHGSDPEIKALAEKIIADQEGEIAQMQEWLAKHGH, from the coding sequence ATGAAGTGTCTGGCTCTTTCCCTGTGCGTGGCTGCCGCCTTGAGCCTGCCGGTAGCGGCGCAGGATCATGCCGGCCATGGCATGGCCGGCGGCGATAGCCCGGCAACCGAAGCCTTCAAGGCGGCCAATATGCGCATGCACGAAGCCATGGACCTCGACTATAGCGGCGATGCCGATGTGGATTTCGTGCGCGGCATGATCCCACATCACCAAAGCGCGGTGGAGATGGCGCAGATCGTGCTCGAGCATGGCAGCGATCCCGAGATCAAGGCGCTGGCCGAAAAGATCATCGCCGACCAGGAAGGCGAGATCGCCCAGATGCAGGAATGGCTGGCCAAACACGGCCACTAA